The following are encoded in a window of Mannheimia varigena genomic DNA:
- a CDS encoding ABC transporter substrate-binding protein: MTKHFEHSESRRGFMKLMAGVGAGFAFSGTLGTFTPRAFAAPTAGSTIEAGIAYPISTGFDPLTSSGASSMAANLHIFEGLVDLHPATRQPYLALAAAEPEKVDDVTYRITLRDGAKFHNGNPVTTEDVVYSFERVLDPAKASLFAQFIPFIDSVKKVDEKVVEFKLKYPFALFKERLTIVKIVPKALVEAGQAAFDANPVGTGPYRFVSATKDDRIVFEAFADYKGQYPAQVEKMTWFLLSDDAARVTAQESGRVQAIESVPYLDAERLKRKGTVESVQSFGLLFLMFNCEKAPFNNPKVRQALHYGLDTQKLIDVVFLGNAKAATSYVQDTHPDYVKAASQYDFDKAKAEALLAEAGVTELKFELLATDHSWVKECAPLILESWNALKGVKVSLKHLQSGALYGAHVDKGAFEVVIAPGDPSVFGNDLDLLLSWWYRGDVWPKRRFRWSDTAEYAELQKLLDEAAKDPSASKAAWEKAINIIAEHVPLYPIIHRKLPTAWNDKALTGFQPLPTTGMSFIGVGRAK, from the coding sequence ATGACAAAACATTTTGAACACAGTGAATCACGTCGTGGTTTTATGAAATTAATGGCTGGCGTAGGTGCTGGTTTCGCATTTAGCGGTACATTAGGCACATTCACCCCTAGAGCATTTGCAGCTCCCACAGCTGGTTCAACTATTGAAGCCGGTATTGCCTATCCCATATCAACCGGATTTGATCCCCTCACCTCAAGTGGTGCATCATCAATGGCGGCAAACCTCCATATTTTTGAAGGCCTCGTGGACTTACACCCAGCCACTCGTCAGCCATACTTAGCATTAGCAGCGGCTGAGCCTGAAAAAGTAGATGATGTGACTTATCGCATTACCTTACGTGACGGTGCAAAATTCCACAACGGTAACCCCGTTACCACTGAAGACGTGGTTTACTCGTTCGAGCGTGTTTTAGACCCTGCTAAAGCGTCACTTTTCGCACAATTCATTCCGTTTATCGACAGCGTGAAGAAAGTGGACGAAAAAGTGGTTGAGTTCAAATTAAAATATCCGTTTGCGTTATTCAAAGAGCGTTTAACTATCGTTAAAATCGTGCCAAAAGCATTAGTAGAAGCTGGTCAAGCTGCGTTTGATGCAAACCCAGTAGGTACTGGCCCATACAGATTTGTATCAGCAACCAAAGATGACCGTATCGTATTTGAAGCATTTGCAGATTATAAAGGTCAATACCCTGCACAAGTAGAAAAAATGACGTGGTTCTTATTATCTGACGATGCGGCTCGTGTAACCGCTCAAGAGTCGGGGCGTGTGCAAGCGATTGAGTCTGTACCTTACTTAGATGCAGAACGCTTAAAACGTAAAGGTACAGTAGAATCAGTACAATCATTCGGCTTATTATTCTTAATGTTTAACTGCGAAAAAGCACCGTTTAACAACCCGAAAGTTCGCCAAGCGTTACACTATGGTTTAGACACGCAAAAATTAATTGATGTGGTATTCTTAGGCAATGCGAAAGCTGCAACCTCTTATGTGCAAGACACTCACCCAGACTATGTTAAAGCCGCGTCACAATACGATTTCGACAAAGCAAAAGCAGAAGCATTATTAGCAGAAGCTGGCGTAACTGAGTTGAAATTCGAATTGTTAGCAACAGACCACTCTTGGGTAAAAGAGTGTGCACCATTAATTCTTGAATCTTGGAACGCATTAAAAGGCGTGAAGGTATCACTTAAACACTTACAATCTGGTGCGTTATATGGCGCTCATGTTGATAAAGGTGCATTTGAAGTAGTTATTGCGCCGGGTGATCCATCTGTATTCGGTAACGACTTAGACTTATTATTAAGCTGGTGGTATCGTGGTGATGTATGGCCGAAACGTCGCTTCCGTTGGTCTGATACAGCAGAATATGCAGAGCTTCAAAAATTACTTGATGAAGCAGCGAAAGATCCATCTGCCTCAAAAGCGGCTTGGGAAAAAGCAATTAATATTATTGCTGAGCATGTTCCACTTTATCCGATTATCCATCGTAAATTACCAACCGCGTGGAACGATAAAGCATTAACTGGCTTCCAACCATTACCAACAACGGGTATGTCATTCATTGGCGTTGGTCGTGCTAAATAA
- the bcp gene encoding thioredoxin-dependent thiol peroxidase, with translation MNILKAGDKAPQFTLQNQADEPVSLSQFAGKKVLVYFYPKALTPGCTTQACGLRDSKSELDELNVVVLGISPDLPKKLAQFVEKKELNFTLLSDPDHQVAEAFGVWGEKKFLGKTYDGIHRISFLVNEQGVIEYVFDKFKTSEHHQMVVDFIKGSN, from the coding sequence ATGAATATCTTAAAAGCAGGCGATAAAGCCCCTCAATTTACCCTTCAAAATCAGGCTGATGAGCCAGTTTCTCTTTCTCAATTTGCGGGTAAAAAAGTGCTAGTTTATTTCTACCCGAAAGCCTTAACTCCGGGCTGTACCACACAAGCGTGCGGATTGCGTGATAGCAAATCAGAACTTGATGAACTCAATGTTGTGGTACTTGGCATCAGCCCTGATTTACCGAAAAAGTTAGCTCAATTTGTTGAAAAGAAAGAGCTTAATTTCACTTTGTTATCCGACCCAGATCACCAAGTGGCAGAGGCTTTCGGCGTATGGGGCGAGAAGAAATTCTTAGGCAAAACCTATGATGGCATTCATCGCATCAGCTTTTTAGTGAATGAACAAGGCGTGATCGAATACGTTTTTGATAAATTCAAAACAAGTGAACATCACCAAATGGTGGTCGATTTTATTAAAGGATCAAATTGA
- a CDS encoding ABC transporter permease, translating to MEIILRLLWRRLMALPVMILGVTALVFIVLQFTPGDPATVALGESASEAAKEIYREQHGLNDPLIVQYLRFLGNLFVLDFGMTTPPEQPIVDMIAKAFPLTLQLTFIGVFLAAIVSFTLGVTAALYRDTWVDQVIRFISVAAVATPSFWLGILLIQYFSLKLDWLPSGGFVPFSEDPQGYVSSMILPSLALAVPVCASLIRVVRTTMVEEMDKDYVRTAIGNGVPYSTVIRHNVLRNALITPVTVLGLRVGYLLGGAVVIEQIFDLPGMGKLIFNGIVNHDLNLVQGVVLTIAFTFVLVNIIVDILYLLINPKIRSL from the coding sequence ATGGAAATTATACTCCGATTATTATGGCGTCGCTTGATGGCGTTGCCGGTAATGATCTTAGGCGTAACCGCCCTTGTATTTATTGTTTTACAATTTACTCCCGGGGATCCGGCTACTGTCGCCCTTGGTGAAAGTGCAAGTGAAGCGGCAAAAGAAATTTACCGTGAACAGCATGGTTTAAACGATCCATTAATCGTGCAATACCTTCGCTTTTTAGGCAATTTGTTCGTGCTTGATTTCGGTATGACGACACCGCCTGAACAACCTATTGTGGATATGATCGCCAAAGCTTTCCCACTCACCCTACAACTGACCTTTATCGGGGTATTTTTAGCGGCAATCGTTTCTTTCACTTTAGGGGTGACAGCGGCTCTTTACCGTGATACGTGGGTGGATCAAGTGATTCGTTTCATCTCTGTTGCAGCAGTTGCAACACCATCGTTCTGGTTAGGTATCTTATTAATCCAATACTTCTCACTAAAATTAGATTGGTTGCCATCAGGTGGTTTTGTGCCGTTTAGTGAAGACCCTCAAGGATATGTCAGTTCGATGATTCTCCCTTCTCTAGCGCTTGCCGTGCCGGTTTGTGCGTCATTAATCCGTGTGGTCCGTACCACAATGGTAGAAGAAATGGACAAAGATTATGTGCGTACCGCTATCGGTAACGGCGTGCCTTATTCAACGGTTATCCGCCACAACGTATTACGCAATGCGTTAATCACCCCGGTCACCGTGTTAGGTTTGCGTGTGGGGTACTTATTAGGCGGTGCGGTGGTTATCGAGCAAATCTTCGACTTACCGGGAATGGGTAAATTAATTTTCAACGGTATCGTAAACCACGACTTAAACCTTGTTCAAGGTGTGGTGCTAACCATTGCATTTACCTTCGTATTGGTGAATATCATCGTTGATATTCTCTACTTGCTCATTAATCCAAAAATTCGGAGTTTATAA
- the gmhB gene encoding D-glycero-beta-D-manno-heptose 1,7-bisphosphate 7-phosphatase, producing the protein MAKKAIFLDRDGTINIDHGYVHKIDDFQFIEGVGKALKQFQDKGYLLVLVTNQSGIARGYFSEDQFMQLTEWMDWSLDEDYGVVLDGIYYCPHHPEGKGEYREDCDCRKPKAGMLEQAIKDLNINPAQSYMVGDKLEDLLAAENAGVKTKVLVRTGKVVTAEGEAKADLVLDSLVDLVRYIK; encoded by the coding sequence ATGGCTAAGAAAGCGATTTTTCTTGACCGTGATGGCACCATTAATATCGATCATGGTTATGTGCATAAAATTGATGATTTCCAGTTCATCGAGGGCGTTGGCAAGGCGTTAAAACAATTTCAAGATAAAGGCTATTTGCTTGTGCTAGTCACTAATCAATCTGGCATTGCTCGTGGTTATTTCAGCGAAGATCAATTTATGCAACTTACTGAATGGATGGATTGGTCGCTCGATGAAGATTACGGCGTAGTGCTTGATGGCATTTACTATTGCCCACATCATCCTGAAGGCAAAGGCGAGTACCGAGAAGATTGCGATTGCCGCAAACCCAAAGCAGGAATGCTTGAGCAAGCAATTAAAGATCTGAATATCAATCCGGCTCAATCCTATATGGTAGGCGATAAATTGGAAGACTTACTAGCAGCCGAAAATGCCGGCGTGAAAACCAAAGTATTGGTAAGAACAGGTAAAGTTGTTACCGCAGAAGGCGAAGCAAAAGCAGATTTAGTGCTAGATAGCCTTGTGGATTTAGTTAGATACATTAAATAA
- the hemW gene encoding radical SAM family heme chaperone HemW: MTLTLPPLSLYIHIPWCMQKCPYCDFNSHAQKGLIPEQEYIEHLLADLSQDLTAYQVAIGDRKLHSIFIGGGTPSLFSAEGISYLLKEVEKRIPFESNIEITLEANPGTAEAERFIGYAQGGVNRISMGIQSFEPEKLLKLGRIHDANEAKQAVIFAQNAAKFGLNSFNIDLMHGLPNQSVKQALSDLEQGIALNPPHLSWYQLTIEPNTMFYYRKPTLPDDDELWEIFEQGHQLLTAAGYEQYETSAYAKKGYQCHHNLNYWRFGDYLAIGCGAHGKISYPTGEIYRFSKTKHPKGYMRGEYRYSQNLIELDDRPFEFFMNRFRLLEATPKQEFEWFTGLDSEIVRPTMDWALSQNYISETATHWQITQHGKLFLNELLEGFLE, from the coding sequence GTGACACTCACTTTACCTCCTTTAAGCCTTTATATCCATATTCCGTGGTGTATGCAGAAATGCCCTTATTGTGATTTCAACTCCCACGCTCAAAAAGGGTTAATTCCTGAACAAGAATATATCGAACACCTACTTGCAGATTTATCTCAAGATTTAACCGCTTACCAAGTGGCAATCGGTGATCGTAAATTACACTCGATTTTTATTGGCGGCGGTACTCCGAGCCTGTTTTCCGCCGAGGGCATTTCCTACTTGCTTAAAGAAGTGGAAAAGAGAATTCCTTTTGAATCGAATATTGAAATTACGTTGGAGGCAAACCCGGGAACGGCGGAAGCAGAACGATTTATCGGTTATGCTCAAGGTGGGGTTAATCGTATTTCGATGGGCATTCAAAGTTTCGAGCCGGAAAAATTGCTCAAACTCGGGCGGATTCACGATGCCAATGAAGCCAAACAAGCGGTCATTTTTGCCCAAAATGCTGCAAAATTTGGGCTGAACAGTTTTAATATTGATTTAATGCACGGTTTACCAAATCAATCGGTAAAACAAGCGTTAAGTGATTTAGAACAAGGGATTGCTCTTAATCCGCCGCATTTATCGTGGTATCAGCTCACTATTGAGCCAAATACAATGTTCTATTATCGTAAGCCAACTTTGCCGGATGATGACGAATTATGGGAAATTTTCGAGCAAGGACATCAGCTTTTAACGGCTGCCGGCTATGAACAGTACGAAACTTCTGCCTACGCCAAAAAAGGCTACCAATGCCACCACAATCTTAACTACTGGCGGTTTGGCGATTACTTAGCGATTGGCTGTGGGGCTCACGGTAAAATTTCTTACCCGACCGGCGAAATTTACCGCTTTAGTAAAACCAAACACCCGAAAGGCTATATGCGAGGCGAATACCGATACAGTCAGAATTTGATCGAGCTAGACGATCGCCCATTCGAATTCTTTATGAACCGTTTCCGCTTGCTTGAAGCCACACCAAAACAAGAATTTGAATGGTTTACTGGGTTAGATAGCGAAATTGTTCGCCCAACAATGGATTGGGCATTAAGCCAAAATTATATTTCTGAAACCGCAACCCATTGGCAAATTACCCAACACGGCAAATTGTTTTTAAACGAATTGTTGGAAGGATTTTTAGAATAA